A genomic stretch from Juglans microcarpa x Juglans regia isolate MS1-56 chromosome 3S, Jm3101_v1.0, whole genome shotgun sequence includes:
- the LOC121257901 gene encoding probable receptor-like protein kinase At1g11050, which translates to MNQVALLLFSLCFLPLSLTTAAPSPPPNNVSTTACPMDLNYVLRIPWNTSLCQKFQPSNGSDNESPKTSCCQALLLGIALARRLKETSLFQLPSLPVSTSCLQDFQSKLISLSLPTSLVSSCFTPLQFVISPNICAEIESTQDWVAKVGLDTPLNSDCRQDLSDTTSCDSCALAGFQVQRELIAIDGNTSHAKPCWYFTILYAAGIVNEFGPESVGAVTCIFALSLDSQVDSGSDRHYGLVFGLTGAGVAVLVMTCLLGLYFWFDRRWRKKKVEGSNLGYGDDLEELGSNQRVRPNTGSIWFKIQDLEKATDHFSQKNFIGRGGFGMVYKGVLPDGTVVAVKKIVESDLHGYAEFCNEVEIISNLKHRNLVPLRGCCMIDGDEDYDERGNQRYLVYDYMPNGNLDDHLFPSADGGMGKSLTWPQRKDIILDVAKGLAYLHHGVKPAIYHRDIKATNILLDVDMRARVADFGLVKQSREGQSHLTTRVAGTHGYLAPEYALYGQLTEKSDVYSFGVVVLEVMCGRKALDLSSGSPRAFLVTDWAWSLVKDGKVEEALDASLLNDRDSVNSNPKSIMERFVLVGILCAHVMVALRPTILDALKMLEGDIEVPPIPDRPMPLAHPSFYDDRNNFSRSPAQSGPQLHSGDMLR; encoded by the coding sequence ATGAATCAGGTTGCTTTGCTGCTTTTCTCACTATGTTTTCTCCCTTTAAGTTTAACCACGGCAGCCCCCTCCCCTCCTCCCAATAACGTCTCCACGACCGCCTGCCCGATGGACCTCAACTACGTCCTGAGAATCCCGTGGAATACTTCACTCTGCCAAAAGTTTCAACCTTCAAACGGCTCCGACAATGAATCCCCCAAAACATCTTGTTGTCAAGCTCTCCTCCTTGGCATAGCTCTCGCCCGACGCCTCAAAGAAACATCTCTCTTCCAACTCCCTAGCCTCCCCGTCTCCACTTCTTGTCTCCAAGACTTCCAGTCCAAGctcatctccctctccctccccacCAGCCTCGTTTCCTCATGCTTTACCCCTTTACAGTTTGTCATTTCACCCAACATCTGTGCCGAAATAGAGTCCACTCAAGATTGGGTTGCCAAGGTTGGCCTCGACACTCCTCTGAACTCAGATTGCCGGCAAGACCTCTCTGATACAACCTCCTGCGATAGCTGCGCGTTAGCTGGGTTCCAGGTTCAGCGTGAGTTGATTGCTATCGACGGTAATACCTCTCATGCTAAACCTTGCTGGTACTTTACTATTCTTTATGCTGCTGGTATTGTTAACGAGTTTGGACCTGAGAGTGTGGGTGCCGTGACTTGTATTTTCGCTTTATCGCTTGATTCACAAGTGGATTCGGGGAGTGATAGGCATTATGGTCTTGTTTTTGGGTTAACTGGAGCTGGGGTTGCGGTTTTGGTCATGACTTGTTTGTTGGGATtgtatttttggtttgataggaggtggaggaagaagaaagttgAGGGGTCGAATTTGGGTTATGGTGACGATTTAGAGGAACTGGGCTCTAACCAACGAGTGAGGCCGAATACAGGGTCGATTTGGTTCAAAATTCAGGACCTTGAGAAGGCAACTGATCATTTTTCACAGAAGAATTTTATCGGTCGTGGTGGTTTTGGAATGGTTTATAAAGGTGTTTTACCAGATGGAACTGTGGTCGCGGTGAAGAAGATTGTGGAATCTGATCTTCATGGATATGCTGAGTTTTGCAATGAGGTTGAGATTATTAGCAATTTGAAGCACCGGAATCTTGTTCCACTTAGAGGGTGTTGTATGATTGATGGGGATGAGGATTATGATGAGAGGGGAAATCAGAGGTACCTTGTATATGATTACATGCCAAATGGTAATCTTGACGACCATCTGTTTCCATCTGCTGATGGTGGAATGGGGAAATCATTGACCTGGCCTCAAAGAAAAGACATAATCTTGGATGTTGCGAAGGGGCTAGCTTATTTGCACCATGGAGTCAAACCAGCAATATATCATAGAGATATCAAGGCGACAAACATACTATTGGATGTGGATATGAGAGCAAGAGTGGCGGATTTTGGGCTTGTAAAGCAGAGCAGAGAAGGTCAGTCTCATCTCACAACCAGAGTGGCTGGAACCCATGGGTACTTGGCCCCGGAATATGCTCTTTATGGTCAGCTGACAGAGAAGAGtgatgtttatagttttggagTGGTGGTTTTGGAGGTAATGTGCGGGAGAAAAGCTCTTGATCTGTCATCTGGATCACCACGAGCATTTCTAGTAACAGATTGGGCTTGGTCATTGGTAAAAGATGGAAAAGTAGAAGAGGCTTTAGATGCTTCTTTATTGAATGATAGGGATTCTGTGAACTCGAATCCAAAGAGCATAATGGAGAGATTTGTGCTGGTTGGAATTTTGTGCGCTCATGTAATGGTTGCTTTGAGGCCAACTATTTTGGATGCCTTGAAAATGCTGGAAGGAGATATCGAGGTTCCTCCAATTCCTGATCGACCAATGCCTCTTGCACACCCTTCGTTTTATGACGACCGTAATAACTTCAGCAGATCACCGGCACAAAGTGGGCCACAATTACATAGTGGGGACATGCTCAGGTAA
- the LOC121257902 gene encoding chaperone protein DnaJ-like: MADPPRSVTTHDIYSIFGISKDICKAYKSLFLKWNIDKSPTKKIELKAKSKATSREEYYKVINGNIKDEETSTTNSDPTTPAGSSHHRNIDDHMFFTHRTNSLFSRSGSRRRSKTPTPSPRSSTNNSSRRCTTPQSRSTSSTRRGSSQTEFPTFSRNSSKRSNSETEASLLENMSSLETEKPPPLSRNTSRRSSNTPIIFSQSTARRKPPPVEKKLHCTLEELCQGCLKMIKITRDAITNNGIIIQEEEILKIQVKPGWRKGTKVTFEGKGNEKPGYLPADIIFMIDEGRHPLFTREGDDLEIGVEIPLVNALTGCSIPIPLLGGEKMALSFDDIIYPGYEKIIPGQGMPHLQDQGRRGDLRIKFLVEFPIDLGDEQRAEAYRILQECV; this comes from the exons atgGCAGATCCTCCACGTTCAGTGACCACTCATGATATCTACAGCATTTTTGGAATCTCAAAAGATATATGCAAGGCATACAAATCCCTATTCTTGAAATGGAATATCGATAAGAGTCCGACGAAGAAAATCGAACTCAAAGCCAAATCCAAAGCCACTAGTCGTGAAGAGTACTACAAG GTCATCAATGGAAATATCAAGGATGAGGAAACGAGTACTACAAATAGCGATCCAACAACACCAGCAGGTTCCAGTCATCATCGAAACATCGATGATCACATGTTCTTCACGCACCGGACTAACTCTTTATTCTCGAGGAGtggaagtagaagaagaagcaaaACGCCGACGCCGAGCCCACGATCGTCGACCAACAATTCAAGCCGGAGATGCACCACCCCACAATCAAGAAGCACGAGTAGTACTAGAAGAGGCTCCTCACAAACTGAATTCCCTACTTTCTCAAGAAATTCGAGCAAAAGGAGCAACTCGGAAACGGAAGCCTCTCTATTGGAAAACATGAGCTCCTTGGAAACGGAAAAGCCCCCTCCTTTGTCAAGAAACACGAGCCGAAGGAGCTCAAATACCCCTATCATATTCTCACAATCAACAGCAAGGAGAAAACCTCCACCAGTCGAGAAAAAGCTCCATTGCACGCTCGAGGAGCTGTGTCAAGGATGTCTCAAGATGATCAAGATCACAAGAGATGCCATCACCAACAATGG GATAATCATCCAAGAAGAGGAGATATTGAAGATACAAGTGAAACCAGGATGGAGAAAAGGGACCAAGGTTACATTTGAGGGAAAGGGTAATGAAAAACCGGGCTATCTCCCTGCTGATATAATCTTCATGATAGATGAAGGAAGACACCCACTATTTACGAGGGAAGGTGATGATTTAGAAATAGGGGTTGAGATCCCTCTAGTGAACGCCCTTACAGGTTGCTCAATTCCGATTCCTTTGTTAGGAGGGGAGAAGATGGCATTATCATTTGATGATATCATATATCCAGGCTACGAAAAGATTATTCCAGGCCAGGGCATGCCACATCTTCAAGATCAAGGAAGGAGAGGCGATCTTCGAATCAAGTTTTTGGTCGAGTTTCCCATAGATTTGGGTGATGAACAACGAGCCGAAGCTTATAGAATACTACAAGAGTGTGTTTGA
- the LOC121257900 gene encoding importin-4 isoform X1 has product MAQSLELLLIQFLMPDNDARRQAEEQIKRLAKDPQVVPALVQHLRTAKTPNVRQLAAVLLRKKITGHWAKLSPQLKQLVKQSLIESITMEHSPPVRRASANVVSVIAKHAIPAGEWPDLLPFLFQCSQSAQEDHREVALILFSSLTETIGSSFRPHFTDLQALLLKCLQDETSNRVRVAALKAVGSFLEFTNDGDEVVKFREFIPSILRVSRQCLASGEEDVAVIAFEIFDELIESPAPLLGESVKSIVQFSLEVCSSQNLESNTRHQAIQIISWLAKYKSNSLKKYKLVIPILQVMCPLLAESTDGDEDDDLAPDRAAAEVIDTMALNLPKHVYPPVFEFASLSSQNANPKYREASVTALGVISEGCLELMKNKLEPVLHIVLGALRDPEQMVRGAASFALGQFAEHLQPEIVSHYESVLPSILNALDDASDEVKEKSYYALAAFCEDMGEEILPFLDPLMGRLLAALHSSPRNLQETCMSAIGSVAAAAEQAFLPYAERVLEMMKNFMVLANDEDLRSRARATELVGIVAMSVGRMRMESILPPFIEAAITGFGLEFSELREYTHGFFSNIAEILGEGFAQYLPHVVPLAFASCNLDDGSAVDIVESDDEIFNGFGGVSSDDEARDEPRVRNISIRTGVLDEKAAATQALGLFAQHTKSSYAPYLEESLKILVRHSGYFHEDVRLQATIALKHILLAALTIFQSQNEGAAKTKVILDTVMNIYIKTLAEDDDKEVVAQACLSVADIIKEYGYMAVEPYMPRLVDATLLLLREESACQQTEPDSDIDDDDTQHDEELMDAISDLLPAFAKSMGSHFAPIFAKLYDPLMKFARASRPPQDRTMVVACLAEVAQDMGSPIAGYVDRVMPLVLKELTSSEATNRRNAAFCVGELCKNGGESALKYYGDTLRGLYPLFGESEPDNAVRDNAAGAVARMIMVHPESVPLNQVLPVFLKVLPLKEDYEESITVYSCVSTLVLSSNPQILSLVPELVNLFAQVVVSPEETSEAKAEVGRAFSHLISLYGQQMQPLLSNLSPAHANALAAFAPRS; this is encoded by the exons ATGGCGCAGTCGTTGGAGCTCTTGCTGATACAATTCTTGATGCCGGACAACGACGCGAGGCGGCAGGCGGAGGAGCAGATAAAGCGCTTGGCCAAGGACCCGCAGGTGGTGCCCGCGTTGGTGCAGCATCTCCGCACTGCCAAGACTCCCAACGTCCGCCAGCTAGCCGCCGTGCTGCTCCGCAAGAAGATCACCGGCCACTGGGCCAAGCTCTCCCCGCAGCTCAAGCAGCTTGTCAAACAGTCCCTCATTGAGAGTATTACCATGGAACACAG CCCACCAGTGAGGCGAGCAAGTGCAAATGTGGTGAGTGTCATTGCAAAGCATGCCATTCCAGCAGGAGAGTGGCCTGATTTGCTGCCCTTTTTGTTCCAATGTAGCCAGAGTGCACAAGAAGACCATAGAGAA GTGGCCCTGATTCTTTTCAGCTCCTTAACTGAAACCATTGGGAGTAGTTTTCGACCACATTTCACAGATTTGCAAGCTCTTCTTTTGAAGTGCCTACAGGATGAGACTAGTAATCGTGTTAGAGTTGCTGCTctcaa AGCAGTGGGGTCTTTTCTAGAGTTCACTAATGatggggatgaagtg GTCAAGTTTCGTGAATTCATTCCCAGCATTTTGCGTGTTTCCAGGCAGTGTCTTGCCTCTGGTGAGGAAGATGTAGCTGTAATTGCTTTTGAAATCTTTGATGAGTTGATTGAATCTCCCGCACCTCTTCTTGGGGAATCTGTTAAATCCATTGTGCAGTTCTCCCTTGAAGTGTGCTCTAGTCAAAATCTGGAATCCAACACACGTCATCAG GCTATTCAGATAATTTCATGGCTAGCAAAGTACAAGTCCAATTCCCTTAAAAAGTATAAGTTGGTTATCCCTATCCTGCAAGTTATGTGCCCTTTGCTTGCAGAATCAACtgatggagatgaagatgatgatcttGCACCAGATAGAGCCGCTGCTGAAGTCATTGACACTATGGCTTTAAACCTCCCCAAGCACGTGTATCCCCCTGTGTTTGAATTTGCATCCCTGAGTAGTCAGAATGCAAACCCAAAGTATCGGGAAGCTTCTGTTACTGCTTTAGGTGTCATTTCAGAGGGTTGTTTGGAGTTGATGAAAAATAAGTTGGAACCTGTTCTTCATATTGTCTTGGGGGCTTTGAGGGATCCTGAACAAATGGTTAGAGGGGCTGCATCATTTGCATTGGGTCAATTTGCTGAGCATTTGCAACCTGAAATTGTATCACATTATGAAAGTGTTCTTCCCAGCATCTTAAATGCTCTTGATGATGCATCTGATGAAGTAAAG GAGAAGTCATACTATGCTTTGGCTGCATTTTGTGAGGACATGGGGGAGGAAATCCTTCCTTTTCTAGATCCATTGATGGGGAGACTATTGGCAGCCCTCCACAGCAGCCCTCGGAATTTGCAGGAGACGTGCATG TCTGCAATTGGTTCAGTTGCAGCTGCTGCAGAGCAAGCCTTCCTTCCATATGCTGAAAGGGTTCTAGAgatgatgaaaaattttatggtACTTGCTAATGATGAGGATCTTCGTTCACGAGCAAGGGCTACTGAACTAGTTGGAATCGTTGCAATGTCTGTGGGGAGAATGAGGATGGAATCAATATTACCTCCTTTCATAGAGGCCGCAATTACA GGTTTTGGACTGGAGTTCAGTGAGCTTCGGGAGTATACACACGGATTCTTCAGCAATATAGCAGAAATTTTGGGCGAAGGATTTGCACAG TATCTTCCTCATGTTGTACCTCTGGCATTTGCTTCATGCAATCTGGATGATGGCTCTGCGGTGGACATTGTTGAGTctgatgatgaaatttttaatggatttgGAGGAGTTTCATCTGATGATGAAGCTCGTGATGAACCAAGGGTAAGAAATATTAGTATAAGAACTGGAGTTTTGGATGAAAAGGCTGCTGCAACTCAAGCTCTTGGATTATTTGCTCAACACACAAAGAGTTCTTATGCACC cTATTTGGAGGAGTCATTGAAAATTTTGGTAAGACACTCAGGTTATTTTCATGAAGATGTTCGGCTTCAGGCAACAATAGCTCTAAAAC ATATCTTACTAGCAGCGCTGACAATCTTCCAGAGTCAAAAT GAAGGAGCAGCGAAGACAAAAGTAATTTTAG ACACTGTGATGAATATCTATATCAAGACTCTGGCTGAAGATGATGACAAAGAAGTTGTTGCTCAAGCTTGTCTGAGTGTAGCTGACATCATCAAGGAATATGGTTACATGGCTGTTGAGCCAT ACATGCCTCGGCTTGTTGATGCTACTTTATTATTGCTCCGAGAGGAATCAGCTTGTCAGCAAACAGAACCTGACagtgatattgatgatgatgataccCAGCATGATGAAGAGCTTATGGATGCAATTTCTGATCTTCTTCCTGCATTTGCCAAGTCCATGGGTTCTCATTTCGCACCCATATTTGCGAAGCTATATGATCCTTTAATGAAATTCGCG AGAGCTTCACGCCCTCCGCAAGATCGAACCATGGTGGTCGCTTGCCTCGCAGAAGTAGCTCAGGATATGGGTTCTCCAATTGCAGGCTATGTTGAT AGAGTAATGCCCTTGGTACTGAAAGAGTTAACTTCATCCGAGGCCACTAATAGAAGGAATGCTGCTTTTTGTGTTGGAGAGCTGTGCAAAAATGGGGGCGAGTCCGCTTTGAA ATACTATGGTGACACATTGCGTGGACTTTACCCCCTATTTGGGGAATCTGAGCCAGACAATGCCGTCAGGGATAATGCAGCTGGTGCAGTGGCAAGGATGATAATGGTGCACCCTGAGTCTGTCCCACTAAATCAG GTCCTTCCTGTTTTCTTGAAAGTTCTTCCTTTGAAAGAAGATTATGAGGAGTCCATCACAGTCTATAGTTGTGTATCTACTCTTGTTTTATCGTCAAATCCACAG ATCCTCTCTCTAGTTCCGGAGTTGGTTAATCTTTTTGCTCAAGTAGTGGTTTCCCCTGAAGAAACTTCTGAAGCTAAGGCCGAAGTAGGCAGAGCTTTCTCTCACTTGATTTCACTGTATGGTCAGCAAATGCAACCCCTTTTGAGCAACCTCTCTCCCGCACATGCTAATGCACTAGCTGCATTTGCCCCAAGAAGCTGA
- the LOC121257900 gene encoding importin-4 isoform X2: MAQSLELLLIQFLMPDNDARRQAEEQIKRLAKDPQVVPALVQHLRTAKTPNVRQLAAVLLRKKITGHWAKLSPQLKQLVKQSLIESITMEHSPPVRRASANVVSVIAKHAIPAGEWPDLLPFLFQCSQSAQEDHREVALILFSSLTETIGSSFRPHFTDLQALLLKCLQDETSNRVRVAALKAVGSFLEFTNDGDEVVKFREFIPSILRVSRQCLASGEEDVAVIAFEIFDELIESPAPLLGESVKSIVQFSLEVCSSQNLESNTRHQAIQIISWLAKYKSNSLKKYKLVIPILQVMCPLLAESTDGDEDDDLAPDRAAAEVIDTMALNLPKHVYPPVFEFASLSSQNANPKYREASVTALGVISEGCLELMKNKLEPVLHIVLGALRDPEQMVRGAASFALGQFAEHLQPEIVSHYESVLPSILNALDDASDEVKEKSYYALAAFCEDMGEEILPFLDPLMGRLLAALHSSPRNLQETCMSAIGSVAAAAEQAFLPYAERVLEMMKNFMVLANDEDLRSRARATELVGIVAMSVGRMRMESILPPFIEAAITGFGLEFSELREYTHGFFSNIAEILGEGFAQYLPHVVPLAFASCNLDDGSAVDIVESDDEIFNGFGGVSSDDEARDEPRVRNISIRTGVLDEKAAATQALGLFAQHTKSSYAPYLEESLKILVRHSGYFHEDVRLQATIALKHILLAALTIFQSQNEGAAKTKVILDTVMNIYIKTLAEDDDKEVVAQACLSVADIIKEYGYMAVEPYMPRLVDATLLLLREESACQQTEPDSDIDDDDTQHDEELMDAISDLLPAFAKSMGSHFAPIFAKLYDPLMKFARASRPPQDRTMVVACLAEVAQDMGSPIAGYVDRVMPLVLKELTSSEATNRRNAAFCVGELCKNGGESALKYYGDTLRGLYPLFGESEPDNAVRDNAAGAVARMIMVHPESVPLNQVLPVFLKVLPLKEDYEESITVYSCVSTLVLSSNPQVFVSFPSCNK, translated from the exons ATGGCGCAGTCGTTGGAGCTCTTGCTGATACAATTCTTGATGCCGGACAACGACGCGAGGCGGCAGGCGGAGGAGCAGATAAAGCGCTTGGCCAAGGACCCGCAGGTGGTGCCCGCGTTGGTGCAGCATCTCCGCACTGCCAAGACTCCCAACGTCCGCCAGCTAGCCGCCGTGCTGCTCCGCAAGAAGATCACCGGCCACTGGGCCAAGCTCTCCCCGCAGCTCAAGCAGCTTGTCAAACAGTCCCTCATTGAGAGTATTACCATGGAACACAG CCCACCAGTGAGGCGAGCAAGTGCAAATGTGGTGAGTGTCATTGCAAAGCATGCCATTCCAGCAGGAGAGTGGCCTGATTTGCTGCCCTTTTTGTTCCAATGTAGCCAGAGTGCACAAGAAGACCATAGAGAA GTGGCCCTGATTCTTTTCAGCTCCTTAACTGAAACCATTGGGAGTAGTTTTCGACCACATTTCACAGATTTGCAAGCTCTTCTTTTGAAGTGCCTACAGGATGAGACTAGTAATCGTGTTAGAGTTGCTGCTctcaa AGCAGTGGGGTCTTTTCTAGAGTTCACTAATGatggggatgaagtg GTCAAGTTTCGTGAATTCATTCCCAGCATTTTGCGTGTTTCCAGGCAGTGTCTTGCCTCTGGTGAGGAAGATGTAGCTGTAATTGCTTTTGAAATCTTTGATGAGTTGATTGAATCTCCCGCACCTCTTCTTGGGGAATCTGTTAAATCCATTGTGCAGTTCTCCCTTGAAGTGTGCTCTAGTCAAAATCTGGAATCCAACACACGTCATCAG GCTATTCAGATAATTTCATGGCTAGCAAAGTACAAGTCCAATTCCCTTAAAAAGTATAAGTTGGTTATCCCTATCCTGCAAGTTATGTGCCCTTTGCTTGCAGAATCAACtgatggagatgaagatgatgatcttGCACCAGATAGAGCCGCTGCTGAAGTCATTGACACTATGGCTTTAAACCTCCCCAAGCACGTGTATCCCCCTGTGTTTGAATTTGCATCCCTGAGTAGTCAGAATGCAAACCCAAAGTATCGGGAAGCTTCTGTTACTGCTTTAGGTGTCATTTCAGAGGGTTGTTTGGAGTTGATGAAAAATAAGTTGGAACCTGTTCTTCATATTGTCTTGGGGGCTTTGAGGGATCCTGAACAAATGGTTAGAGGGGCTGCATCATTTGCATTGGGTCAATTTGCTGAGCATTTGCAACCTGAAATTGTATCACATTATGAAAGTGTTCTTCCCAGCATCTTAAATGCTCTTGATGATGCATCTGATGAAGTAAAG GAGAAGTCATACTATGCTTTGGCTGCATTTTGTGAGGACATGGGGGAGGAAATCCTTCCTTTTCTAGATCCATTGATGGGGAGACTATTGGCAGCCCTCCACAGCAGCCCTCGGAATTTGCAGGAGACGTGCATG TCTGCAATTGGTTCAGTTGCAGCTGCTGCAGAGCAAGCCTTCCTTCCATATGCTGAAAGGGTTCTAGAgatgatgaaaaattttatggtACTTGCTAATGATGAGGATCTTCGTTCACGAGCAAGGGCTACTGAACTAGTTGGAATCGTTGCAATGTCTGTGGGGAGAATGAGGATGGAATCAATATTACCTCCTTTCATAGAGGCCGCAATTACA GGTTTTGGACTGGAGTTCAGTGAGCTTCGGGAGTATACACACGGATTCTTCAGCAATATAGCAGAAATTTTGGGCGAAGGATTTGCACAG TATCTTCCTCATGTTGTACCTCTGGCATTTGCTTCATGCAATCTGGATGATGGCTCTGCGGTGGACATTGTTGAGTctgatgatgaaatttttaatggatttgGAGGAGTTTCATCTGATGATGAAGCTCGTGATGAACCAAGGGTAAGAAATATTAGTATAAGAACTGGAGTTTTGGATGAAAAGGCTGCTGCAACTCAAGCTCTTGGATTATTTGCTCAACACACAAAGAGTTCTTATGCACC cTATTTGGAGGAGTCATTGAAAATTTTGGTAAGACACTCAGGTTATTTTCATGAAGATGTTCGGCTTCAGGCAACAATAGCTCTAAAAC ATATCTTACTAGCAGCGCTGACAATCTTCCAGAGTCAAAAT GAAGGAGCAGCGAAGACAAAAGTAATTTTAG ACACTGTGATGAATATCTATATCAAGACTCTGGCTGAAGATGATGACAAAGAAGTTGTTGCTCAAGCTTGTCTGAGTGTAGCTGACATCATCAAGGAATATGGTTACATGGCTGTTGAGCCAT ACATGCCTCGGCTTGTTGATGCTACTTTATTATTGCTCCGAGAGGAATCAGCTTGTCAGCAAACAGAACCTGACagtgatattgatgatgatgataccCAGCATGATGAAGAGCTTATGGATGCAATTTCTGATCTTCTTCCTGCATTTGCCAAGTCCATGGGTTCTCATTTCGCACCCATATTTGCGAAGCTATATGATCCTTTAATGAAATTCGCG AGAGCTTCACGCCCTCCGCAAGATCGAACCATGGTGGTCGCTTGCCTCGCAGAAGTAGCTCAGGATATGGGTTCTCCAATTGCAGGCTATGTTGAT AGAGTAATGCCCTTGGTACTGAAAGAGTTAACTTCATCCGAGGCCACTAATAGAAGGAATGCTGCTTTTTGTGTTGGAGAGCTGTGCAAAAATGGGGGCGAGTCCGCTTTGAA ATACTATGGTGACACATTGCGTGGACTTTACCCCCTATTTGGGGAATCTGAGCCAGACAATGCCGTCAGGGATAATGCAGCTGGTGCAGTGGCAAGGATGATAATGGTGCACCCTGAGTCTGTCCCACTAAATCAG GTCCTTCCTGTTTTCTTGAAAGTTCTTCCTTTGAAAGAAGATTATGAGGAGTCCATCACAGTCTATAGTTGTGTATCTACTCTTGTTTTATCGTCAAATCCACAGGTATTTGTTTCATTTCCTAGCTGCAAT AAGTGA
- the LOC121258879 gene encoding cocosin 1-like — protein sequence MEFDLASKSAQKIFEGDGGSYYSWSSSEFPVLRESKVGAGKLVLQPRGFALPHHADSSKVGYVLQGSDGVVGFVFPNTEEEVVLKLKKGDVIPVPKGALSWWFNDGDSELDIVFIGETIEAHIPGEFTYLFFSGAQGIMGGFSQDFISRAYITSAEDANKLAKSQTGVLIIKLEEGKTMPKPHEDTNTRKLVYNIDAALPDIVVKNGGRVTTLTEAKFPFLGKVEGLSCSRVKLDPEAMHAPTYTAQSAVEVIFVVKGSGKIQVVGINGKRVLDTEVKPGYLLVVPRFFAVAKLAGEDGLEFFSLVTAKRPVLEELAGKTSVWDALSPAVIEASLNVSAEFGQIFRSKLGKTAIIVPPPRN from the exons ATGGAGTTTGACTTGGCATCCAAGTCTGCCCAGAAGATATTCGAGGGAGATGGTGGATCATACTATAGTTGGTCTAGTTCTGAATTTCCTGTGCTTCGTGAGAGCAAGGTTGGTGCTGGGAAGCTTGTTCTACAGCCACGCGGCTTTGCTCTTCCCCACCATGCAGATTCTTCCAAAGTCGGTTATGTCCTCCAAG GTAGTGATGGAGTGGTTGGGTTTGTATTCCCAAATACAGAAGAGGAGGTAGTCCTGAAACTAAAGAAAGGAGATGTCATCCCTGTCCCAAAGGGAGCACTCTCATGGTGGTTCAACGATGGCGATTCCGAGCTAGATATTGTATTCATTGGCGAAACTATTGAGGCTCACATTCCTGGCGAATTCACCTACTTATTTTTTAGCGGTGCCCAAGGAATCATGGGAGGTTTTTCACAGGATTTTATAAGTAGAGCTTATATTACCAGTGCAGAAGATGCAAACAAGCTCGCGAAAAGCCAAACCGGGGTGCTGATAATTAAGCTGGAGGAAGGAAAAACAATGCCTAAGCCACACGAAGACACCAATACCAGAAAACTGGTGTATAACATCGATGCTGCTTTGCCTGACATTGTCGTCAAAAATGGTGGACGAGTTACGACATTGACAGAGGCCAAGTTTCCTTTCCTCGGAAAGGTTGAGGGGCTGAGTTGCAGTCGCGTTAAACTCGATCCTGAAGCAATGCATGCGCCGACATATACGGCTCAATCTGCAGTAGAAGTAATCTTTGTAGTTAAGGGTTCTGGAAAGATTCAAGTTGTGGGCATTAATGGGAAGCGCGTCTTGGACACTGAAGTAAAGCCTGGTTACTTGCTTGTCGTGCCCAGATTCTTCGCTGTTGCCAAACTCGCAGGCGAAGATGGATTGGAGTTTTTCTCTTTGGTCACAGCTAAGAG GCCTGTTTTGGAAGAGTTGGCTGGTAAGACATCTGTGTGGGATGCTTTATCTCCTGCGGTCATAGAAGCCTCCCTCAATGTTTCTGCAGAATTTGGGCAAATTTTCAGGTCGAAATTAGGAAAGACAGCAATCATCGTACCTCCACCACGGAATTAG